A DNA window from Sporosarcina sp. ANT_H38 contains the following coding sequences:
- the dnaG gene encoding DNA primase, whose translation MTRIPEETIEAVRSKTDIVDLIGEYVQLTKRGKNWFGLCPFHDESSPSFSVTEDKQLFHCFGCGASGNAITFIMDIENSPFTEAVVKLAERTGIEIDAAVSEGSGAKPHNEFKSMIEAHALAANFYSHLLLNTVEGEEALEYLEKRGFTRESIEKYGIGWSLNDNEALTSLLKRKSFDMREMERAGLCIMKDNGTGYFDRFRARIMFPLHDDNGNVVAFSGRILSGSKQEAKYLNSPETPIFEKSHILYNFHSARLNVRKTGKVILFEGFMDTISADRAGVTNSVAVMGTSLSDTHLLKLKRIAKEIIICCDGDDAGWEAAKRFADLATQKGLDVKIALLPGKMDPDDYITEQGGDAFREKIIGNPHSFMSFILAYAKRSKNLSYENDVLQYIHEVLEELAKRSSPVERDLYFRQLSTVTGVSIEAINQQFIKMAGHQAKKAKVEPKHGEVIRPQNTVPIRKKTGAERAERLLLCHLLSDGELFDRLRANKQNLFVREDYVAIFIRLAGFYEQHGTPDFHRFAESLEDRELRKIVLESAMVERDPEHAEEEIADCINHLERFKVTMTIQAKMQESKEAEKINDHTRALELAREIIQLRKSLTT comes from the coding sequence ATGACGAGAATACCAGAAGAGACGATAGAAGCCGTCCGATCAAAGACCGATATTGTAGATCTAATTGGAGAATATGTGCAACTTACAAAAAGAGGGAAGAACTGGTTCGGGCTTTGCCCATTTCACGATGAAAGTTCACCTTCTTTCTCTGTTACCGAAGATAAACAACTCTTTCATTGTTTCGGATGTGGCGCTAGTGGAAATGCGATTACGTTTATTATGGATATTGAAAATAGCCCCTTCACTGAAGCGGTTGTAAAGCTCGCTGAACGAACAGGTATTGAAATCGATGCTGCGGTTAGTGAAGGGTCCGGTGCGAAGCCGCACAATGAATTTAAATCTATGATTGAGGCGCATGCTCTTGCTGCAAACTTCTATAGTCATCTACTCCTAAACACTGTAGAAGGTGAGGAAGCACTAGAATATCTTGAAAAAAGAGGGTTTACGAGAGAGAGTATCGAAAAATATGGAATCGGGTGGTCGCTAAATGATAATGAAGCCCTAACGAGTCTCCTGAAACGTAAGAGTTTCGATATGAGAGAAATGGAACGAGCTGGACTCTGCATTATGAAAGACAATGGGACAGGCTATTTTGACAGATTTCGAGCACGTATCATGTTCCCGCTTCATGACGACAATGGAAACGTTGTGGCATTCTCCGGACGAATACTTTCCGGTTCAAAACAGGAAGCAAAATACTTGAATAGTCCTGAAACCCCGATATTCGAAAAAAGTCATATTTTGTACAATTTTCACAGTGCACGTCTTAACGTCCGGAAAACGGGTAAAGTAATACTGTTCGAAGGATTTATGGATACGATTTCGGCTGATCGTGCGGGTGTGACGAATAGTGTTGCCGTAATGGGCACATCTTTATCAGATACGCATCTTTTAAAATTAAAAAGAATTGCTAAAGAAATTATCATTTGCTGTGACGGAGATGATGCCGGATGGGAAGCAGCAAAACGATTTGCAGACTTGGCCACTCAAAAAGGGTTGGATGTTAAAATCGCATTGTTGCCTGGCAAGATGGACCCTGATGACTACATCACAGAGCAAGGCGGTGATGCATTCCGTGAGAAAATCATTGGTAATCCGCATTCATTCATGTCGTTCATATTGGCTTATGCAAAGCGATCAAAGAATTTATCTTATGAAAACGATGTGTTGCAATATATCCATGAAGTACTGGAAGAATTAGCGAAGCGTTCATCGCCAGTAGAGCGGGATCTTTATTTTCGACAGCTTTCAACAGTGACCGGTGTGTCAATCGAAGCCATTAATCAGCAATTTATAAAAATGGCCGGGCATCAGGCAAAGAAAGCAAAAGTGGAACCGAAACATGGGGAAGTAATACGACCTCAAAATACTGTTCCAATTAGGAAAAAGACAGGCGCGGAGCGAGCAGAGCGATTGTTACTATGTCACCTGCTAAGCGACGGAGAACTGTTTGATCGGTTACGAGCAAACAAGCAAAACTTGTTCGTCCGAGAAGACTATGTGGCAATTTTTATTCGACTTGCCGGGTTTTACGAGCAACATGGAACACCAGATTTTCATCGATTTGCAGAGTCATTAGAAGATAGGGAACTTAGAAAAATTGTTCTAGAATCTGCAATGGTGGAAAGAGATCCTGAACATGCAGAAGAAGAAATAGCTGATTGCATTAATCATTTGGAAAGATTTAAAGTCACTATGACGATTCAGGCGAAAATGCAGGAATCAAAAGAAGCAGAGAAAATAAACGATCATACCCGGGCGCTGGAGCTGGCCAGGGAAATTATACAGCTCCGGAAATCATTGACGACGTAA
- a CDS encoding pyruvate, water dikinase regulatory protein, giving the protein MRKLSLFIISDSVGETADLVAKAAASQFRQGLETVLIKRFSHVEDESQLDEIVYLAKQQNAIIIYTLVKTSMCQKLKEACQTKKIQSIDLLGPIIERIGMELGEKPLEEPGLVRKLDEDYFKKIEAIEFAVKYDDGRDPRGIVRADIVLVGVSRTSKTPLSQYLAHKRYKVANVPLVPEVEPPEELYMIDPAKCFGLVISPEKLNSIRRERLIALGLKDDANYARVERIQAEISHFNNVISKIGCNVIDVTNRAVEETANVILSEITNRIP; this is encoded by the coding sequence ATGAGGAAGCTATCTTTGTTCATCATTTCCGACTCAGTCGGAGAAACGGCCGACCTTGTTGCAAAAGCCGCGGCAAGTCAATTCAGACAAGGGCTAGAAACTGTGTTAATTAAAAGGTTTTCACATGTTGAAGACGAATCTCAACTTGATGAAATCGTCTATTTAGCAAAACAACAAAATGCTATTATCATCTATACGCTTGTGAAGACCTCAATGTGTCAAAAACTAAAAGAAGCATGTCAAACTAAAAAAATTCAGAGCATCGATCTCCTAGGCCCTATTATTGAGCGAATTGGTATGGAACTCGGTGAAAAGCCATTGGAAGAACCAGGACTCGTACGGAAACTTGATGAAGATTATTTCAAAAAAATTGAAGCAATTGAATTCGCGGTTAAATATGACGATGGTAGGGATCCACGGGGGATTGTAAGAGCCGATATTGTTCTCGTAGGGGTTTCAAGAACTTCGAAGACACCATTATCGCAATATCTTGCCCATAAACGTTACAAAGTGGCGAATGTTCCACTTGTGCCTGAAGTAGAGCCACCGGAAGAATTATATATGATTGACCCTGCTAAATGTTTCGGACTTGTTATTTCACCGGAAAAACTAAACTCTATTCGGAGAGAACGTCTCATTGCACTTGGTTTAAAAGATGATGCAAATTATGCACGAGTTGAACGGATACAAGCCGAAATTTCTCATTTCAATAATGTGATTTCAAAAATCGGCTGCAATGTTATTGATGTAACAAACCGAGCTGTAGAAGAAACTGCAAATGTCATACTAAGCGAAATTACTAATCGTATTCCTTAA
- a CDS encoding helix-turn-helix transcriptional regulator: MELNKRQTEIFEIVKADGPITGEHIAERLKLARATIRPDLAILTMAGFLDARPRVGYFYSGKKPAQSVADSMTGMRVRDFQSIPVVVEENISVYDAICQMFLDDVGTLFVVDQSSFLTGVLSRKDLLRTSLGNNELEKIPVHVIMTRMPNITYCEKQDTLLHAAKKMIDKQIDSLPVVIDNGGGLEVVGRVTKTNITAAFLSLADDHEL, from the coding sequence ATGGAACTGAATAAGCGTCAGACGGAGATTTTTGAAATCGTTAAAGCAGATGGGCCGATCACCGGTGAACACATCGCGGAGCGGCTCAAGCTAGCGAGGGCTACAATCCGTCCTGACTTAGCTATTTTAACAATGGCTGGCTTTTTGGATGCAAGACCTCGAGTAGGCTATTTTTATTCGGGAAAAAAACCTGCCCAATCGGTAGCAGACAGTATGACCGGTATGAGGGTACGTGACTTCCAGTCTATTCCGGTCGTTGTCGAAGAAAACATTTCGGTTTATGATGCAATTTGTCAAATGTTCTTAGATGACGTTGGGACATTATTCGTAGTCGATCAATCTTCATTTCTTACTGGAGTCCTTTCAAGGAAAGACTTGCTAAGGACAAGTCTTGGGAACAATGAATTGGAGAAAATTCCGGTCCATGTGATTATGACGAGAATGCCAAATATTACGTATTGTGAAAAGCAAGATACGCTTCTTCATGCGGCAAAGAAAATGATAGACAAACAAATTGATTCGCTACCTGTTGTCATTGACAATGGAGGGGGACTAGAAGTTGTTGGCAGGGTTACGAAAACCAATATTACTGCAGCCTTCCTTTCACTTGCGGATGATCACGAATTATGA